The Cryptococcus gattii WM276 chromosome D, complete sequence region AATAGATTTCGCGTCGTTTGTTTACGAAATGGGCTGACCAAGAGTATATCACACCATAGCTATCCGCGAGTACGACGCCAAGCAGCTCGTCTCTTACTGGCTTAACCGCTCTCCCACTCCTATCCCCTGCAAGACTGATACTTCTTTTACTGCTGTCCAAGTCGCTCAAGTGCAATGGTGAGTGTCCTGGTAATGGCTAAAGAAATCAACTGACTTTTTCAAAGGGATCCTGCCACCAAACAGCTCTCTCCGCCCATCAAGCCGGGGCAAGGTCTCCCCGACTGGGTCTTTACCTCTAAGCTCGTGGGCAAGCCCGATCAGCTTATTAAGCGACGAGGAAAGGCTGGTCTCCTTTGCCTCAACAAGGGCTGGGAGGAGACTGGCGCTTGGATCGAGCAGAGGGCCGGCAAACCCGTGACGGTTGAGAAGACCACCGGTACTCTTAACACCTTCATCATTGAGCCTTTCTGCCCTCATCCTGCTGAGACTGAGTACTACGTCTGCATCAACTCTGCTAGGGAGGGCGACTGGATCCTCTTCACTCAGTGAGTCGGCCTTTGGTTGAATATCTGAATTGTGCTGACGCTATGCAGTGAGGGTGGTGTCGACGTCGGAGATGTTGATGCTAAGGCGCTCAAGTTGCTCATCGCCGTTGGAGAGGAGTTCCCTACCCGCGAAACCATCATCAGCACCCTTCTCGCCAACGTCGCCCCTGCCAAGCAGGATGTTCTCTGCGACTTCTTGATCAGGCTCTATGGTGTCTATGTTGACTTGCACTGTGAGTACATATCTTTTAACACACTCTAGGGCACAGTTAACAATTCCCAAGTTGCCTACCTTGAGATCAATCCTCTCGTCTGCCTCGACGCTGTTGACGGCAAGCCTGCCGAGATCCAGTATCTCGACATGGCTGCTAAGCTTGATCAGACTGCTGACTTCCTCTGTGGTCCTATGTGGGCTGTTGCCCGTGACGTTTCTTCAACTACTACCGGTGGCGCTGGTATCAAGGCCGACCGCGGGCCTCCCATGGTCTGGCCCGCTCCGTTCGGTCGTGACTTGACCAAGGAAGAGGCTTACATCCAGAAACTCGATGCCTCTACCGGTGCTTCCCTCAAGCTCACTGTCCTCAACGCCGAGGGCCGAGTCTGGACCATGGTTGCCGGTGGTGGTGCCTCTGTTGTCTACTCTGACGCTATTGCGGCTGCTGGTTTCGCCCACGAGCTCGCCAACTACGGTGAATACTCTGGTGCACCCACCGAGGGTCAGACCTACGAGTACGCTAAGACCATCATCGACCTTATGACCCGAGGCATTCCCCACCCCGAAGGTAAGGTCCTCATCATCGGTGGTGGTGCTGCCAACTTCTCCGACGTTGCTGCGACTTTCAAGGGTATCATTCGAGCTCTTAAGGAGTACAAGGAGGGTCTCGTTCGACACAACGTCAAAATCTGGGTGCGACGTGCTGGTCCTAACTACCAGGAGGGTCTCAAGGCTATGCGTCTCTGCGGTGAATCTCTTGGTGTCTTCATGAAAGTCTACGGCCCCGAGTCTCCTATCACTGCCATCGTCCCAATGGCCCTCGGTATCGAGCGACCTCCTACCGCCATCACCCGCGATGTTACTCCCCTCCCTTCCGCTCCCGTTACTCCCCCTAACGGCGCTGCCTCTGGTAGCATTGCCAACATCCCCAGCAACGTTGGTGCTGTCAAGGCTGACGGCAGCCGAGAGCAGCCCAACGACCAGATTGTTAGGTTCGACACTGAGCCTATCACTGGCACTCGACCTTGGTTCCGACCCTTCGACGAGCACACCAGGTCCTTCGTCTTTGGTCTGCAGCCCCGTGCTATCCAGGGCATGCTCGACTTCGACTTCTCTTGTGGTCGAAAGGTTCCTTCCGTCGCTGCTATGATCTACCCCTTCGGTGGTCACCACATTCAGAAGTTCTACTGGGGTACCAAGGAAACTCTCCTTCCCGTCTACACCTCCGTCGGTGAGGCCATCAAGAAACACCCCGACGTTGATGTCGTTGTCAACTTCGCTTCCTCTCGATCCGTCTACGCCTCCACCCTCGAAatcctctctttccctcaGATCAAGGCCATCGGTATCATTGCCGAGGGTGTTCCTGAGAGGCACGCACGTGAGCTCCTCCACCTTGCGCTTAAGAAGGAGGTAATTATCATCGGCCCTGCTACCGTCGGTGGTATCAAGCCTGGATGCTTCAGGATTGGTAACACTGGTGGTATGATGGATAATCTTATTGCCTGCAAGCTTTACCGACCTGGTTCCGTTGGCTACGTCTCGAAATCTGGTGGTATGTCCAACGAGCTCAACAACATCCTGTCATACACCACCAACGGTGTCTACGAGGGTGTTGCCATCGGTGGTGACCGATACCCCGGTACCTCCTTCATCGACCATCTTCTCCGATATGAGGCCGATCCCGAGTGCAAGatgcttcttcttttggGTGAGGTTGGTGGTACTGAAGAGTACCGAGTCATCGAGGCTGTCAAGAAAGGTATCATCAAGAAACCCATCGTTGCCTGGGCCATTGGTACTTGTGCCAAGATGTTTACTTCTGAGGTTCAGTTCGGTCACGCCGGTTCCATGGCTAACTCCGACATGGAGACTGCCGATGCCAAGAACAGGGCCATGATGGCTGCTGGCTTCATCGTCCCCGACACTTTCGAGGACCTCCCCGACACTCTCAAGGTTGTCTACAA contains the following coding sequences:
- a CDS encoding ATP-citrate synthase subunit 1 (ATP-citrate (pro-S-)-lyase 1), putative (Similar to TIGR gene model, INSD accession AAW45943.1) yields the protein MSTKAIREYDAKQLVSYWLNRSPTPIPCKTDTSFTAVQVAQVQWDPATKQLSPPIKPGQGLPDWVFTSKLVGKPDQLIKRRGKAGLLCLNKGWEETGAWIEQRAGKPVTVEKTTGTLNTFIIEPFCPHPAETEYYVCINSAREGDWILFTHEGGVDVGDVDAKALKLLIAVGEEFPTRETIISTLLANVAPAKQDVLCDFLIRLYGVYVDLHFAYLEINPLVCLDAVDGKPAEIQYLDMAAKLDQTADFLCGPMWAVARDVSSTTTGGAGIKADRGPPMVWPAPFGRDLTKEEAYIQKLDASTGASLKLTVLNAEGRVWTMVAGGGASVVYSDAIAAAGFAHELANYGEYSGAPTEGQTYEYAKTIIDLMTRGIPHPEGKVLIIGGGAANFSDVAATFKGIIRALKEYKEGLVRHNVKIWVRRAGPNYQEGLKAMRLCGESLGVFMKVYGPESPITAIVPMALGIERPPTAITRDVTPLPSAPVTPPNGAASGSIANIPSNVGAVKADGSREQPNDQIVRFDTEPITGTRPWFRPFDEHTRSFVFGLQPRAIQGMLDFDFSCGRKVPSVAAMIYPFGGHHIQKFYWGTKETLLPVYTSVGEAIKKHPDVDVVVNFASSRSVYASTLEILSFPQIKAIGIIAEGVPERHARELLHLALKKEVIIIGPATVGGIKPGCFRIGNTGGMMDNLIACKLYRPGSVGYVSKSGGMSNELNNILSYTTNGVYEGVAIGGDRYPGTSFIDHLLRYEADPECKMLLLLGEVGGTEEYRVIEAVKKGIIKKPIVAWAIGTCAKMFTSEVQFGHAGSMANSDMETADAKNRAMMAAGFIVPDTFEDLPDTLKVVYNQLVSKGAIVPKAEIEPPQIPMDYQWAAKLGLIRKPAAFISTISDERGQELMYAGMRISDVFKEEIGIGGVISLLWFKRRLPAYACKFIEMVLQLTADHGPAVSGAMNTIITARAGKDLISSLVAGLLTIGDRFGGALDGAAAEFSGGLTSGQTPREFVDSMRKANRLIPGIGHKIKSKTNPDLRVVLVVDFVRKHFPNHKTLDFALAVEDVTTQKSGSLILNVDGAIAASFCDLVSGCGAFTEEEAQEYLKNGTLNGLFVLGRSIGFIGHYLDQKLLKQPLYRHPHDDIFYPSVERVVIQPGKKA